One genomic segment of Plasmodium vivax chromosome 9, whole genome shotgun sequence includes these proteins:
- a CDS encoding hypothetical protein (encoded by transcript PVX_091900A), which produces MVFIPVEEIFKYFPSFSKDRVKFLRRYSFLSLMLGAAAVVKSHKPDFSVRNYTPSYFYKYHLGKLKDKGVIDEEKYSKLLNAQ; this is translated from the exons ATGGTTTTCATCCCCGTGGAAGAAATCTTCAAGTATTTCCCCAGCTTTTCGAAGGACCGAGTGAAGTTCTTACGGCGTTACAG CTTCCTCAGCCTCATGTTAGGCGCGGCGGCCGTGGTGAAGTCGCACAAGCCGGACTTCTCCGTGCGGAACTACACGCCCTCGTATTTTTACAAGTACCATTTGGGGAAGTTAAAGGATAAGGGGGTGATCGACGAGGAGAAGTACAGCAAGCTGCTGAATGCGCAGTGA
- a CDS encoding hypothetical protein, conserved (encoded by transcript PVX_091915A), producing the protein MDHPTTQPFLNDPNMPEEEKKVLVDANTRKEWESTGQWMKRKEFLLKMLNYHKQNNLKIDVDKFAKMGHMYYNMKYLSCTYSAQVAEEMRMYEQG; encoded by the coding sequence ATGGATCACCCAACGACGCAGCCATTTTTGAACGACCCGAATATGcccgaagaagaaaaaaaagtgctcgTAGACGCAAACACAAGAAAGGAATGGGAGTCCACCGGGCAGTGGATGAAGCGGAAGGAATTCCTCCTGAAAATGCTCAACTATCACAAACAGAATAACCTCAAGATCGACGTTGACAAGTTTGCAAAGATGGGCCATATGTATTACAACATGAAGTACCTCAGCTGTACGTACAGCGCGCAGGTGGCGGAGGAGATGCGCATGTACGAGCAGGGTTGA
- a CDS encoding kelch domain-containing protein (encoded by transcript PVX_091905A): MTSSNKFLNIKKEDSYLAKFTHDTIIFAENLFKIIAKPFTHGGSSALEEYADDGNVEAISFCSEVLPFYCKSELIHRGDIFNVRFGHSCIFYKNSIYIYGGNQLSESFNSKLIKFSTETQIFSLVEGQTPPQSRYYATLNLVYSSALSEHCLFLFGGKRGKYITNDTYLFNLSNNSWKHMKVQFSPPPVFGHVSFKYKNIIFIHGGNMGNLNVNNDIWCYFEEEKKWVKIMSKDEYYKKEVYKPSARFFHSCSVCISNQGNDVRAFIFGGLNANNKCAEDTFWCYSLGNGKWTPIENSLGKVPVERFGHSSTVLNDRWFLLCGGYNFCWYSKSELLDIHAYDINLNTWSSLNVYGTPLVTHHFYGKIIQVDESGYFFIFGGLRNNETSSKIYKFTPLLASPYFKLLRDKIDEMERKVLYLEKNPLQLLNPSYGRDINEIKGTLSGISFTLVRYIQLASDINEKIKISNELAQSNYPQLAEKFEQYNKQYDSLVNRIDLLDSTLSVSDLDVRGGNENNLRKSSSSFTLSSEVSGEGSGQQSEQQSGQQGGQQRRSAERSADQRVVMPSAGGGGHTFTMRNAPSTGLPSLTLPSQQ; the protein is encoded by the exons ATGACATCTTcgaacaaatttttaaatataaaaaaggaagactCCTACTTGGCCAAGTTTACACATGACACCATCATATTCGCAGAGaacttatttaaaattattgcGAAGCCTTTCACCCATGGAGGTTCGTCCGCTTTGGAGGAGTATGCCGATGACGGCAACGTGGAGGCCATCTCCTTCTGTTCGGAGGTGTTACCCTTTTACTGTAAATCCGAATTAATTCATCGGGGAGACATCTTCAACGTCCGCTTTGGCCACTCCTGCATTTTCTACAAGAAcagcatatacatatatggcGGCAACCAGCTCAGCGAGTCCTTCAACTCGAAGCTGATTAAGTTCAGCACGG AGACGCAAATTTTCAGCCTGGTGGAAGGACAAACCCCGCCGCAGAGCCGCTACTACGCAACGCTGAACTTGGTTTACTCCAGCGCGCTGAGCGAGCACTGCCTGTTCTTGTTTGGAGGCAAGCGGGGCAAGTACATCACGAACGACACCTACCTGTTCAATTTGAGCAACAACAGCTGGAAGCACATGAAGGTGcagttttccccccccccggttTTCGGCCACGTCTCTTTTAAGTACAAGAATATCATCTTCATCCACGGGG GGAACATGGGGAACCTAAACGTGAACAATGACATCTGGTGCTATttcgaagaggaaaaaaagtgggtCAAAATTATGAGCAAGGATGAGTATTACAAGAAGGAGGTTTATAAGCCAAGTGCCCGATTTTTCCACTCGTGTTCTGTGTGCATATCTAACCAGGGCAACGACGTCAGGGCGTTTATCTTCGGGGGGCTGAACGCCAACAACAAGTGCGCAGAAGACACCTTCTGGTGTTACTCCCTGGGCAACGGGAAGTGGACCCCAATTGAGAATTCCCTGGGGAAGGTCCCCGTGGAGCGCTTCGG acaCAGCTCCACAGTCCTGAACGACAGGTGGTTCCTCCTCTGCGGGGGGTACAACTTCTGTTGGTACTCCAAGTCGGAGCTGCTAG ACATCCACGCGTACGACATTAACCTGAACACCTGGTCAAGCCTGAACGTGTACGGCACGCCCCTGGTCACCCACCACTTTTACGGGAAAATCATCCAAGTGGACGAGAGCGGctacttcttcatcttcgGGGGGCTGCGCAACAACGAGACGTCCAGCAAGATTTACAAATTCACGCCGCTCCTCGCCTCGCCGTACTTCAA GCTCCTACGAGACAAGATAGACGAAATGGAAAGGAAGGTCCTCTACTTGGAAAAGAACCCACTGCAGCTACTGAACCCGTCCTACGGAAGAGAcataaacgaaataaaagGCACCCTCAGCGGAATCTCCTTCACCCTCGTGAGGTACATACAGCTAGCTAGCgacataaatgaaaaaataaaaatttcaaatgaACTTGCCCAAAGCAACTACCCACAATTGGCCGAAAAATTTGAGCAGTATAACAAGCAGTATGACTCGTTGGTAAACAGAATCGATCTGCTCGATAGCACTCTGTCCGTTTCGGACCTCGACGTCAGGGGGGGCAATGAGAATAACCTGCGCAAGAGTAGCTCCAGTTTTACTCTTTCCAGCGAGGTGAGCGGTGAGGGAAGCGGCCAGCAGAGTGAGCAGCAGAGTGGGCAGCAGGGCGGTCAGCAGA GGCGGTCAGCAGAGCGGTCAGCCGACCAACGTGTTGTGATGCCAAgtgcagggggagggggacaCACCTTCACCATGCGGAATGCTCCCTCCACAGGGTTGCCCAGTTTGACGCTTCCCTCTCAACAGTGA
- a CDS encoding small nuclear ribonucleoprotein Sm D1, putative (encoded by transcript PVX_091895A) has product MKLVTFLMKLTNENVTIELKNGTLVTGIITGVDIKMNTHMKNVKVVIKNKNVGEYNVNTKQFLSLDHVTIRGNNIRYFILSDSLPLDTLLVDDTPKQKMSKDKGFASKGKMKPGGKGRGRGRKIMKR; this is encoded by the coding sequence ATGAAGCTGGTGACCTTCTTAATGAAATTAACAAACGAAAATGTCACCATCGAGCTAAAGAACGGGACCCTCGTGACGGGGATCATAACAGGCGTGGAcatcaaaatgaacacaCATATGAAGAACGTTAAAGTcgtaattaaaaacaaaaatgttggTGAGTACAATGTTAATACGAAGCAGTTTTTGTCGCTGGATCACGTAACGATCAGGGGGAATAACATACGGTACTTTATTCTCTCCGACAGCCTCCCGCTGGACACGCTGCTGGTGGACGACACGCCCAAACAGAAGATGTCCAAGGACAAGGGCTTTGCAAGCAAGGGCAAGATGAAACCCGGGGGCAAGGGAAGGGGACGTGGTcgcaaaattatgaaaaggTAG
- a CDS encoding threonyl-tRNA synthetase, putative (encoded by transcript PVX_091920A; Apicoplast targeted protein. Curated by Stuart Ralph, Walter and Eliza Hall Institute of Medical Research, Australia.), protein MRRTVMSLCVLLTNTCNNLHAPLLYKPSARRACSVAHSNDSQRRLPSCNTRWVKKKNALYLNQLWSSSICSSICSWRRSTIKVSKLAFKRMACTTSVDQPQGDLMERLKQKLVVGENPAFIQERLAKYNALKEKKRIEREELLKSDPQLTRSITVQLLDGSVREGQCNVTTPFQIASSISKRLAEDSLVARVTYVERVDLELCDVEEGEQPEGEQPQQDQTQQPEGEQPRKAAEPVEAPVLWDMGAPLLGSCKIEFLNVEHEEAKKAFWHSSAHILGSSLEKLFGGYLTIGPPLKEGFYYDIYLGDFSITNEHYKKVEDEFSKLIKENAEFEKLICTKEEVMDLFQYNPFKLELIRTKIPEGKKTSVYKCGNFIDLCLGPHIKSTGKAKAFKVLKNSAAYWLGNKNNESLQRVYGITFQKKTELNDYLNFLEEAKKRDHRNVGKKLHFFFFDKDTSPGSCFWLPHGAKIYNKLIDFVRREYRIRLYDEVITPNVFSCDLWRTSGHYQNYKDCMFIFNVEQKEWGMKPMNCPGHCVMFKQLNASYRSLPIRLADFGVLHRNEISGSLSGLTRVRRFQQDDSHIFCTFEQIKEEVLGTLHFIFFIYDLFGFKYELFLSTRPKKFIGNISTWDFAEQALKDALNSANIPWKLNEGDGAFYGPKIDILLKDSINRTHQCGTIQLDFQLPCRFNLQYKNRDFGALAEGGDGEGAAAKREEEVGAEVAAGAEVAAGAAGAADATDAANGANGANTADAAPAAELLKRGFDRPVIIHRAILGSVERFVAILIEHTAGKLPFWISPRQAIVLPVSDKFNDYAHYVHQTLNNHLFDVEIDTSLNTLNKKIREAQLNQFNFILVVGEKELTTNTVTVRNRDDQNNHEVCSLEELIARFGKLLEVNSKPFNRVEPFQRSAPTQ, encoded by the coding sequence ATGCGAAGGACGGTCATGAGCCTTTGCGTTCTTCTGACGAACACGTGCAACAACCTTCACGCCCCCCTGTTGTATAAGCCAAGTGCGAGGAGGGCCTGCAGCGTTGCTCACTCGAATGACTCGCAGAGGAGGCTACCCAGTTGCAACACTCGTTgggtgaaaaagaaaaacgcccTGTACTTGAACCAACTCTGGAGTAGCAGTATCTGCAGCAGTATCTGCagctggaggaggagcacCATCAAAGTGAGTAAATTGGCTTTTAAGAGAATGGCATGCACCACGAGCGTTGACCAACCCCAGGGGGACCTTATGGAGAggttaaaacaaaaattggTGGTTGGGGAGAACCCAGCGTTTATTCAGGAGAGACTAGCCAAGTACAACgcgctgaaggagaagaagcgaatCGAAAGGGAGGAGCTACTGAAGAGTGACCCCCAATTGACGCGAAGCATAACTGTGCAGCTGCTGGATGGGTCCGTGAGGGAGGGGCAGTGCAATGTGACCACCCCGTTTCAGATCGCCAGCTCGATTTCGAAGAGGCTGGCGGAGGACTCCCTCGTGGCGCGCGTGACCTACGTGGAGAGGGTCGACCTGGAGCTCTGCGACgtggaggagggggagcagccgGAGGGGGAGCAACCGCAGCAGGATCAGACGCAGCAGCCGGAGGGGGAGCAACCGCGGAAGGCCGCCGAACCGGTCGAAGCGCCCGTTCTGTGGGACATGGGCGCGCCGCTGCTCGGCAGCTGCAAAATCGAGTTCCTCAACGTGGAGCACGAGGAGGCGAAGAAGGCCTTCTGGCACTCCTCCGCGCACATCCTGGGCAGCAGCTTGGAGAAGCTCTTCGGGGGGTACCTCACCATCGGACCTCCCCTGAAAGAGGGCTTCTACTACGACATATATCTGGGCGATTTTTCCATCACCAATGAGCATTACAAAAAGGTAGAAGACGAGTTTAGCAAGCTCATAAAGGAAAACGCAGAATTTGAGAAGCTCATCTGCACGAAGGAGGAGGTGATGGATCTCTTCCAGTACAACCCCTTTAAGTTAGAATTGATAAGGACCAAAATTccagaagggaaaaaaacgtcaGTGTATAAGTGCGGCAACTTCATTGACCTCTGTCTAGGCCCACATATAAAAAGCacaggaaaagcaaaagcatttaaggtattaaaaaattcagcGGCCTACTGGTTAGgcaacaaaaataatgaaagtTTACAGAGGGTATATGGAATAaccttccaaaaaaaaacagaactaaatgattatttaaattttctagaagaagcaaaaaagagggaTCATCGTAATGTAGGGAAGAAattacatttctttttttttgataaagaTACGTCCCCCGGTTCCTGTTTTTGGCTACCCCATGGGgcaaaaatttacaacaaGCTAATTGACTTTGTTAGGAGAGAGTATAGAATAAGGCTATACGATGAAGTGATCACCCCGAATGTGTTTAGCTGTGATTTGTGGAGAACTTCTGGGCATTaccaaaattataaagactgcatgttcatttttaatgtagAGCAGAAGGAGTGGGGGATGAAGCCGATGAACTGTCCCGGGCACTGTGTCATGTTTAAGCAGTTGAACGCATCTTATAGGTCACTTCCAATTAGACTTGCCGACTTTGGGGTCCTACACAGGAATGAAATTTCTGGCAGTTTGAGTGGACTCACTAGAGTACGCAGATTTCAACAAGACGACTCccatattttttgcacattcgAACAAATAAAGGAAGAAGTGTTAGGCactcttcattttatttttttcatttacgaTCTGTTCGGGTTTAAGTACGAGCTGTTTCTATCCACCAGACCGAAGAAGTTCATTGGGAATATCTCCACTTGGGATTTTGCCGAGCAGGCTTTGAAGGACGCTCTCAACTCGGCTAATATACCTTGGAAACTGAACGAGGGAGATGGAGCTTTCTATGGCCCCAAAATTGATATACTACTCAAGGACAGCATCAACCGGACCCACCAGTGCGGCACCATCCAGCTGGACTTCCAGCTCCCCTGTCGATTCAACCTGCAGTACAAGAACCGGGACTTCGGCGCGCTCGCCGAGGGGGGCGACGGGGAAGGCGCCGCGGCCAAGCGGGAGGAAGAGGTGGGAGCGGAGGTAGCGGCGGGAGCGGAGGTAGCGGCGGGAGcggcgggagcggcggaTGCCACAGATGCTGCAAATGGTGCAAATGGTGCAAACACCGCAGATGCCGCCCCCGCCGCGGAGCTGCTGAAGCGCGGCTTCGACCGCCCAGTCATCATCCACAGAGCCATCCTCGGGTCCGTGGAGAGGTTCGTCGCCATCCTGATAGAGCACACCGCTGGTAAGCTGCCCTTCTGGATCTCCCCCAGGCAAGCCATCGTCCTCCCCGTCAGCGATAAGTTCAACGACTACGCCCACTACGTGCACCAAACGCTCAACAACCACCTCTTCGACGTGGAGATAGACACCTCGCTGAACACGCTCAACAAGAAAATACGCGAGGCCCAGCTGAACCAGTTCAACTTCATTTTGGtggtgggggagaaggagctgACCACCAACACAGTCACCGTGCGCAACCGGGACGACCAGAACAACCACGAGGTCTGCTCCCTCGAGGAGCTCATCGCCCGTTTCGGCAAGCTCCTCGAGGTCAACTCGAAGCCCTTCAACCGGGTGGAGCCCTTCCAGCGAAGCGCGCCGACGCAGTGA
- a CDS encoding kelch domain-containing protein (encoded by transcript PVX_091910A), protein MGGPEEKVSSPGMTSPDGHMTMPGQMGMSGHMAMPGDVANGPAPHMGNPMGMTNNSAGVSTANDEANPSDQMNNAMGSATGGQVPPPEKAGEVHFEGVDKVNENQNKGETGNMKREIKMENDKMSIKYNEDVSKGFLSPPVFHLTEIMHNERCFKRTKGHMTVEINGDICIYGGMVQNKCVNNFIRYVPGINLFEKIRLNSEDITPRAFHSGNVISEDNKKSIVVFGGINENEEILDETFKFDFQAKKWERMESATKPSARYKHASFNFNDAIFVHGGLNANNVALSDLWCLSGGAWKEINQLDKIPEARYGHSLIFSLYGNAKLVFLFGGNRKSFHGALADTWIFNLNTFKWKEITNTTGPKPCARWAHSAQLFDNEWMIVYGGITNGWIDNYALSDMYALNIYTFSWFEVDISTSKSFNRGYYGSLCLVHYKKSLHVFGGSDETNEFSDAFSMSPLVTYVSYKTLTGKIEQLNTKMKNINENSNDSEHVNLAEFELKIAELKEDVNNINNMMKTFEMKFSALEKLNEQCEKLLSKNMNAEALEKLEQRIRKLESSNVLMKHDSI, encoded by the exons ATGGGGGGCCCAGAAGAAAAGGTCAGCTCGCCTGGCATGACTTCCCCAGATGGCCATATGACTATGCCAGGACAAATGGGTATGTCTGGACATATGGCCATGCCTGGAGATGTGGCCAATGGCCCTGCCCCCCATATGGGCAACCCAATGGGGATGACCAACAACTCTGCAGGAGTATCAACTGCAAACGATGAAGCAAACCCCTCAGACCAAATGAACAACGCAATGGGTAGCGCCACAGGAGGACAAGTTCCACCCCCTGAAAAGGCAGGGGAGGTACACTTTGAAGGAGTCGACAAAGTTAATGAAAACCAAAACAAAGGAGAAACAGGAAATATGAAacgagaaataaaaatggaaaatgataaaatgagcataaaatataatgaagaCGTGTCCAAGGGGTTTCTTTCACCACCTGTGTTTCACTTAACAGAAATTATGCACAATGAGAGATGCTTCAAAAGAACAAAAGGTCACATGACAGTGGAAATAAATGGAGACATTTGCATATACGGAGGAATGGTACAGAATAAATgtgttaacaattttatacGGTATGTGCCTGGCATcaatttatttgaaaaaatcagATTAAATTCGGAAGACATTACTCCTCGAGCATTTCACTCGGGCAATGTTATTTCGGAAGATAACAAAAAGAGTATTGTCGTCTTTGGaggaataaatgaaaatgaagaaatactTGATGAAACATTTAAATTTGATTTCCAAGCAAAGAAATGGGAACGAATGGAGAGCGCTACAAAACCAAGCGCTAGATATAAACACGCTTCCTTCAATTTTAATGATGCCATATTCGTTCATGGTGGGCTGAATGCAAACAACGTTGCTCTGTCCGACTTGTGGTGCCTTTCTGGGGGCGCTTGGAAGGAAATTAATCAGCTGGATAAGATTCCCGAAGCTAGATATGGACACAGTTTAATCTTTTCCTTGTACGGAAATGCGAAACTTGTGTTTCTCTTTGGAGGAAATAGGAAAAGCTTCCATGGCGCTCTCGCGGACACGTGGATTTTCAACCTCAACACGTTTAAGTGGAAGGAAATCACCAACACCACGGGGCCCAAGCCCTGCGCACGATGGGC GCACTCCGCGCAACTCTTCGACAACGAGTGGATGATCGTATACGGAGGAATCACGAACGGGTGGATCGACAACTACGCTCTGTCAG ACATGTACGCTCTGAACATTTACACCTTCTCCTGGTTCGAAGTTGATATCAGCACGTCGAAAAGCTTCAACAGGGGGTACTACGGATCGCTATGTTTAGTGCATTATAAAAAGTCGCTACACGTTTTTGGAGGGTCAGACGAGACGAACGAATTCTCCGACGCTTTCAGCATGTCCCCCTTAGTTACGTACGTGTCGTACAAAACCTTGACGGGGAAAATCGAGCAGCtcaacacaaaaatgaaaaacatcAACGAAAATTCAAATGACAGTGAGCACGTGAATTTAGCCGAATTTGAGTTAAAAATAGCTGAGTTGAAGGAGGACGTGAACAACATAAACAACATGATGAAGACCTTCGAGATGAAGTTTTCCG CACTTGAGAAACTGAACGAGCAGTGCGAAAAGCTGCTCTCCAAAAACATGAACGCGGAAGCTTTGGAAAAATTAGAACAGCGCATTCGAAAGCTGGAATCGTCCAACGTGCTGATGAAGCATGACAGTATATAG